The Bombus fervidus isolate BK054 chromosome 3, iyBomFerv1, whole genome shotgun sequence genome includes a window with the following:
- the LOC139985816 gene encoding uncharacterized protein isoform X4, with amino-acid sequence MQVDLQKRENTQTTILALLITRKGGCTLKQLSHDYYELEGEHIPWKDLGYNSLLSFLHSMSKTVQIEHRNNTIIIHGIASEKSKHVSKLIAGQKAQKPSVGRKTHKPNHYFPTTAPNRIRIPAEILSKVISLVKDKPNGLNKDYILQEIHSRMPFVKITMKEMEEQLQELSHRIFQTNNKIYPNQSKVKNFNNLKDRNDMSHSKSKLPIITAAGDEDSDDTLDHEDVLEVTQLNHTSKFDYTKSNSKSKSTSSFTKETKYQDQETQHSNNIKMKFDDDIMKDKENVLDKKDIEILINERIKFRLEKLIQNHSDGIWCADLPEKYLEEYKVPLNYAELGFNSVREFASQLPEIFHCIQPRDTGDFMLYYAKREIPSNKLTKKHEANNIAQWYDIYESSNEEAVPASVSLDTCKKLIPDNVMSIGDYVGCINVADLEQNEEPFIEVIVVEVFTPSFFWIQLRKNQKTFKMFMDDLHKFYTMQYEQYAIPLLVLEKGLNCACVYNGIWHRGIIKVVKPDFQVTVMFYDYGTLKTYSPNAVYYLHKRFSILPAQAIPCGLINTRPCTGSKWSRRATHQFALRTSDIPLVATIATINKEDNSMMVNLTDTLEDEDVHINDWLVEQKLAEYGKMENSVDMSNLLLYVEENLIFMPERCYEKETNIFNGNNKKLSENATDVPLISPQSILNDKFFKPSSECTLFDEQEILVAEENIQDQIFQNNSTFNKNNTNPFLQAETPYGQVNNDRNSQKFMQLWNENLQMQIQHLMQINATLRLLLYEVIKSSLTNNSSTFDKSTLNMIKSVLLNINKQMSIFVNPLHVNTESAYENISSNGNVHTERKTAINTNVDCPVEYVAPAVKNKQPLTSNFYDRIHTHIDSSQNNYIQDGDRNLNTVNYNSLMSGSNDTNAINQSLLNQQMSVTSCVSPGFGKFSNKCFTSTDLLTPIEHSIHNGTCFKETNPFRLSLAENVKPFNHNWNMDDNINTTSKSIINGQSTEHSAYQKEMENQCISPSKKSFIDDDLQFVEEIYKQEPVQENGISNFNQPLCVQKYSHLANNTNIDEKHLTRYSLTSHALYNSSPIMKLNEAQNGQKSVVSSVDVWSKLLKDTNGSNNYSKICWVSENNGEKVICNKDEQENRIQNFISDDTSDFEVDAYNAGAKNSYLKKTEFTVGKVIYIPKCLSVNCRMFFRVVELPKQIIHIFYYQEEGWLLVDEFIQVLTESETAIDMAKLLYAFNIYVQFKEIDRTKNSIEFIKSGSILSKATYDIINGSDKLCLIPLKSLLKVLYKLEIISYKDINNIFAYEQFVNGSTKHKIWLIINAYGEFKYYIENRQ; translated from the exons ATGCAAGTGGATTTACAAAAGCGTGAAAACACTCAAACTACAATATTAGCATTATTAATTACACGTAAAGGAGGATGTACTTTAAAGCAGCTAAGTCATGATTATTATGAGTTAGAGGGTGAACATATACCATGGAAAGATTTAGGATACAACTCTTTATTAAGTTTTCTACATAGTATGTCAAAAACAGTACAAATAGAACAtagaaataatacaattattatacatgGTATTGCATCAGAGAAATCCAAACACGttagtaaattaatagctgGCCAAAAAGCTCAGAAACCTTCAGTTGGAAGAAAAACACATAAACCAAATCACTATTTTCCTACAACTGCTCCTAATAGAATTCGTATACCAGCTGAGATATTAAGCAAGGTAATCAGTTTAGTTAAAGATAAACCTAATGGTTTAAATAAGGATTATATACTTCAAGAAATTCATTCACGCATGCCTTTTGTGAAAATTACTAtgaaagaaatggaagaacaGTTACAAGAATTATCACatagaatttttcaaacgaacaATAAGATTTATCCAAACCAATCTAAAgttaagaattttaataatttaaaagaccGTAATGATATGTCTCACTCTAAATCCAAATTGCCAATTATCACTGCTGCTGGAGATGAAGATTCAGATGATACGTTAGATCATGAAGATGTCCTTGAGGTTACACAACTCAATCATACATCTAAATTTGATTACACAAAATCAAATTCAAAGTCGAAATCAACATCTAGTTTCACAAAGGAAACTAAATATCAAGATCAAGAAACGCAAcatagtaataatattaaaatgaaattcgatGATGATATaatgaaagataaagaaaacgtTTTAGATAAGAAAGATATTGAAATACTtataaatgaaagaattaaatttcgtttGGAAAAGCTTATTCAAAACCACTCTGATGGGATTTGGTGTGCTGATCtaccagaaaaatatttagaagaatATAAAGTTCCTTTGAATTATGCAGAACTTGGTTTTAATAGCGTTAGAGAATTTGCATCACAATTACCTGAAATCTTTCATTGCATTCAACCTCGTGACACAGGAGATTTCATGCTTTATTATGCAAAGAGGGAAATACCTTCAAATAAACTAACAAAGAAACATGAAGCTAATAATATTGCACAGTGGTATGATATTTATGAATCAAGTAATGAAGAAGCAGTCCCAGCATCAGTG TCGCTCGATACATGTAAGAAGCTAATACCAGATAATGTAATGAGTATTGGAGACTATGTAGGTTGCATAAACGTTGCAGATTTAGAACAGAATGAAGAACCATTTATAGAAGTTATTGTTGTAGAAGTCTTCACACCTTCATTCTTTTGGATACAACTTCGTAAAAACCAAAAGACATTTAAAATGTTCATGGATGATTTACA CAAGTTTTATACAATGCAATATGAGCAATATGCAATTCCACTACTTGTACTAGAAAAAGGTTTGAATTGTGCATGTGTATACAATGGAATATGGCATAGGGGTATAATTAAGGTTGTGAAACCAGATTTTCAAGTGACT GTAATGTTTTATGATTATGGAACACTGAAAACATATTCTCCCAATGCAGTATATTACTTACATAAAAGGTTTTCCATTCTGCCAGCACAGGCAATACCATGTGGTTTAATTAATACTAGGCCATGTACAGGATCTAAATGGTCCCGTCGTGCTACTCATCAATTTGCACTAAGAACATCTGATATACCTTTAGTTGCAACAATTGCAACAATTAATAAGgag GATAATTCAATGATGGTAAATTTGACTGACACATTAGAAGATGAAGATGTGCACATTAATGATTGGTTAGTGGAGCAAAAGCTAGCAGAATATGGAAAAATG gAAAATAGTGTTGATATGAGTAATCTGTTGCTTTATGTGGaagagaatttaatatttatgccTGAACGATGTTATGAGAAGGAGACTAATATATTTAATGgcaataacaaaaaattatctgaaaatGCTACTGACGTGCCCTTGATATCACCACAAAGTATCCTAAATGATAAGTTCTTTAAGCCTTCATCAGAATGTACACTATTTGATGAACAAGAGATATTGGTAGCAGAAGAAAACATTCAAGATCAAATTTTTCAGAACAATtcaacttttaataaaaacaacaCTAATCCATTTTTACAAGCTGAAACTCCTTATGGTCAAGTTAATAATGACAGAAACTCACAAAAGTTTATGCAATTATGGaatgaaaatttgcaaatgcAAATACAACACTTAATGCAAATAAATGCAACACTTCGTTTACTTCTTTATGAAGTAATAAAAAGCTCTCTAACGAATAACAGTTCAACATTTGATAAAAGTACactaaatatgataaaaagcgtacttttgaatattaataaacaaatgtcAATATTTGTAAATCCCTTACATGTAAACACTGAGAGtgcatatgaaaatatttcttcaaatggAAATGTTCATACCGAAAGAAAAACTGCTATAAACACAAATGTTGACTGCCCTGTGGAATATGTTGCACCTGCTGTTAAAAATAAGCAGCCATTAACtagtaatttttatgatagAATCCATACTCATATTGACTCTTctcaaaataattacattcaGGATGGAGATAGAAATTTGAATACAgtgaattataattctttaatGTCTGGAAGTAATGATACTAATGCAATAAATCAATCTTTGCTAAATCAACAGATGTCAGTAACATCATGTGTTTCTCCAGgatttggaaaatttagtAACAAATGTTTTACAAGTACTGATCTTTTAACACCTATAGAACATTCTATACATAATGGAACATGTTTCAAAGAAACAAATCCTTTCAGACTTAGTTTAGCAG aaaatgtaaaaCCTTTTAATCATAACTGGAATATGGATGATAATATTAACACAACATCCAAAAGCATTATCAATGGTCAATCTACAGAGCATAGTGCTTACCAGAAAGAAATGGAGAATCAATGTATTTCACCATCCAAGAAATCTTTTATTGATGATGATTTACAGTTTGTTGAAGAAATATACAAACAGGAGCCAGTCCAGGAAAATGGTATCTCCAATTTTAATCAACCGTTGTGTGTACAAA AATATTCTCATTtagcaaataatacaaatatcgATGAAAAACATTTAACACGTTATTCACTTACTTCTCATGCATTATACAACTCATCTCCAATAATGAAACTTAATGAAGCCCAGAATGGTCAGAAATCAGTAGTAAGTTCAGTAGACGTATGGAGCAAACTGCTGAAAGATACTAATGGATCAAataattatagtaaaatttgCTGGGTTTCTGAAAATAATGGAGAAAaagtaatatgtaataaagatgaacaagaaaatagaatacaaaattttatttcagatgATACATCAGATTTTGAAGTTGATGCATATAATGCAGGAGCAAAGAActcatatttaaagaaaactgAGTTTACTGTTGGAAAAGTCATATACATACCAAAATGTCTATCTGTAAATTGTAGAATGTTCTTTCGAGTAGTTG AACTACCCAaacaaataatacatatattttattatcaagaAGAAGGATGGTTGTTAGTAGATGAATTCATTCAAGTACTTACTGAATCAGAGACCGCTATAGATATggcaaaattattatatgcattcaatatatatgtccagtttaaagaaattgataGGACTAAGAATTcaatagaatttataaaaagtggcag TATATTGTCGAAAGCAacatatgatataataaatgGTAGTGATAAATTGTGCTTAATACCATTGAAATCACTCTTAAAGGTATTATACAAATTGgaaattatatcatataaagaTATCAATAATATCTTTGCATATGAACAATTTGTAAATGGTTCAACTAAACATAAGATTTGG ttAATTATCAATGCTTATggagaatttaaatattatattgaaaatagaCAAtag
- the LOC139985816 gene encoding tudor domain-containing protein 5 isoform X6, which translates to MQVDLQKRENTQTTILALLITRKGGCTLKQLSHDYYELEGEHIPWKDLGYNSLLSFLHSMSKTVQIEHRNNTIIIHGIASEKSKHVSKLIAGQKAQKPSVGRKTHKPNHYFPTTAPNRIRIPAEILSKVISLVKDKPNGLNKDYILQEIHSRMPFVKITMKEMEEQLQELSHRIFQTNNKIYPNQSKVKNFNNLKDRNDMSHSKSKLPIITAAGDEDSDDTLDHEDVLEVTQLNHTSKFDYTKSNSKSKSTSSFTKETKYQDQETQHSNNIKMKFDDDIMKDKENVLDKKDIEILINERIKFRLEKLIQNHSDGIWCADLPEKYLEEYKVPLNYAELGFNSVREFASQLPEIFHCIQPRDTGDFMLYYAKREIPSNKLTKKHEANNIAQWYDIYESSNEEAVPASVSLDTCKKLIPDNVMSIGDYVGCINVADLEQNEEPFIEVIVVEVFTPSFFWIQLRKNQKTFKMFMDDLHKFYTMQYEQYAIPLLVLEKGLNCACVYNGIWHRGIIKVVKPDFQVTVMFYDYGTLKTYSPNAVYYLHKRFSILPAQAIPCGLINTRPCTGSKWSRRATHQFALRTSDIPLVATIATINKEDNSMMVNLTDTLEDEDVHINDWLVEQKLAEYGKMENSVDMSNLLLYVEENLIFMPERCYEKETNIFNGNNKKLSENATDVPLISPQSILNDKFFKPSSECTLFDEQEILVAEENIQDQIFQNNSTFNKNNTNPFLQAETPYGQVNNDRNSQKFMQLWNENLQMQIQHLMQINATLRLLLYEVIKSSLTNNSSTFDKSTLNMIKSVLLNINKQMSIFVNPLHVNTESAYENISSNGNVHTERKTAINTNVDCPVEYVAPAVKNKQPLTSNFYDRIHTHIDSSQNNYIQDGDRNLNTVNYNSLMSGSNDTNAINQSLLNQQMSVTSCVSPGFGKFSNKCFTSTDLLTPIEHSIHNGTCFKETNPFRLSLAENVKPFNHNWNMDDNINTTSKSIINGQSTEHSAYQKEMENQCISPSKKSFIDDDLQFVEEIYKQEPVQENGISNFNQPLCVQNDTSDFEVDAYNAGAKNSYLKKTEFTVGKVIYIPKCLSVNCRMFFRVVELPKQIIHIFYYQEEGWLLVDEFIQVLTESETAIDMAKLLYAFNIYVQFKEIDRTKNSIEFIKSGSILSKATYDIINGSDKLCLIPLKSLLKVLYKLEIISYKDINNIFAYEQFVNGSTKHKIWLIINAYGEFKYYIENRQ; encoded by the exons ATGCAAGTGGATTTACAAAAGCGTGAAAACACTCAAACTACAATATTAGCATTATTAATTACACGTAAAGGAGGATGTACTTTAAAGCAGCTAAGTCATGATTATTATGAGTTAGAGGGTGAACATATACCATGGAAAGATTTAGGATACAACTCTTTATTAAGTTTTCTACATAGTATGTCAAAAACAGTACAAATAGAACAtagaaataatacaattattatacatgGTATTGCATCAGAGAAATCCAAACACGttagtaaattaatagctgGCCAAAAAGCTCAGAAACCTTCAGTTGGAAGAAAAACACATAAACCAAATCACTATTTTCCTACAACTGCTCCTAATAGAATTCGTATACCAGCTGAGATATTAAGCAAGGTAATCAGTTTAGTTAAAGATAAACCTAATGGTTTAAATAAGGATTATATACTTCAAGAAATTCATTCACGCATGCCTTTTGTGAAAATTACTAtgaaagaaatggaagaacaGTTACAAGAATTATCACatagaatttttcaaacgaacaATAAGATTTATCCAAACCAATCTAAAgttaagaattttaataatttaaaagaccGTAATGATATGTCTCACTCTAAATCCAAATTGCCAATTATCACTGCTGCTGGAGATGAAGATTCAGATGATACGTTAGATCATGAAGATGTCCTTGAGGTTACACAACTCAATCATACATCTAAATTTGATTACACAAAATCAAATTCAAAGTCGAAATCAACATCTAGTTTCACAAAGGAAACTAAATATCAAGATCAAGAAACGCAAcatagtaataatattaaaatgaaattcgatGATGATATaatgaaagataaagaaaacgtTTTAGATAAGAAAGATATTGAAATACTtataaatgaaagaattaaatttcgtttGGAAAAGCTTATTCAAAACCACTCTGATGGGATTTGGTGTGCTGATCtaccagaaaaatatttagaagaatATAAAGTTCCTTTGAATTATGCAGAACTTGGTTTTAATAGCGTTAGAGAATTTGCATCACAATTACCTGAAATCTTTCATTGCATTCAACCTCGTGACACAGGAGATTTCATGCTTTATTATGCAAAGAGGGAAATACCTTCAAATAAACTAACAAAGAAACATGAAGCTAATAATATTGCACAGTGGTATGATATTTATGAATCAAGTAATGAAGAAGCAGTCCCAGCATCAGTG TCGCTCGATACATGTAAGAAGCTAATACCAGATAATGTAATGAGTATTGGAGACTATGTAGGTTGCATAAACGTTGCAGATTTAGAACAGAATGAAGAACCATTTATAGAAGTTATTGTTGTAGAAGTCTTCACACCTTCATTCTTTTGGATACAACTTCGTAAAAACCAAAAGACATTTAAAATGTTCATGGATGATTTACA CAAGTTTTATACAATGCAATATGAGCAATATGCAATTCCACTACTTGTACTAGAAAAAGGTTTGAATTGTGCATGTGTATACAATGGAATATGGCATAGGGGTATAATTAAGGTTGTGAAACCAGATTTTCAAGTGACT GTAATGTTTTATGATTATGGAACACTGAAAACATATTCTCCCAATGCAGTATATTACTTACATAAAAGGTTTTCCATTCTGCCAGCACAGGCAATACCATGTGGTTTAATTAATACTAGGCCATGTACAGGATCTAAATGGTCCCGTCGTGCTACTCATCAATTTGCACTAAGAACATCTGATATACCTTTAGTTGCAACAATTGCAACAATTAATAAGgag GATAATTCAATGATGGTAAATTTGACTGACACATTAGAAGATGAAGATGTGCACATTAATGATTGGTTAGTGGAGCAAAAGCTAGCAGAATATGGAAAAATG gAAAATAGTGTTGATATGAGTAATCTGTTGCTTTATGTGGaagagaatttaatatttatgccTGAACGATGTTATGAGAAGGAGACTAATATATTTAATGgcaataacaaaaaattatctgaaaatGCTACTGACGTGCCCTTGATATCACCACAAAGTATCCTAAATGATAAGTTCTTTAAGCCTTCATCAGAATGTACACTATTTGATGAACAAGAGATATTGGTAGCAGAAGAAAACATTCAAGATCAAATTTTTCAGAACAATtcaacttttaataaaaacaacaCTAATCCATTTTTACAAGCTGAAACTCCTTATGGTCAAGTTAATAATGACAGAAACTCACAAAAGTTTATGCAATTATGGaatgaaaatttgcaaatgcAAATACAACACTTAATGCAAATAAATGCAACACTTCGTTTACTTCTTTATGAAGTAATAAAAAGCTCTCTAACGAATAACAGTTCAACATTTGATAAAAGTACactaaatatgataaaaagcgtacttttgaatattaataaacaaatgtcAATATTTGTAAATCCCTTACATGTAAACACTGAGAGtgcatatgaaaatatttcttcaaatggAAATGTTCATACCGAAAGAAAAACTGCTATAAACACAAATGTTGACTGCCCTGTGGAATATGTTGCACCTGCTGTTAAAAATAAGCAGCCATTAACtagtaatttttatgatagAATCCATACTCATATTGACTCTTctcaaaataattacattcaGGATGGAGATAGAAATTTGAATACAgtgaattataattctttaatGTCTGGAAGTAATGATACTAATGCAATAAATCAATCTTTGCTAAATCAACAGATGTCAGTAACATCATGTGTTTCTCCAGgatttggaaaatttagtAACAAATGTTTTACAAGTACTGATCTTTTAACACCTATAGAACATTCTATACATAATGGAACATGTTTCAAAGAAACAAATCCTTTCAGACTTAGTTTAGCAG aaaatgtaaaaCCTTTTAATCATAACTGGAATATGGATGATAATATTAACACAACATCCAAAAGCATTATCAATGGTCAATCTACAGAGCATAGTGCTTACCAGAAAGAAATGGAGAATCAATGTATTTCACCATCCAAGAAATCTTTTATTGATGATGATTTACAGTTTGTTGAAGAAATATACAAACAGGAGCCAGTCCAGGAAAATGGTATCTCCAATTTTAATCAACCGTTGTGTGTACAAA atgATACATCAGATTTTGAAGTTGATGCATATAATGCAGGAGCAAAGAActcatatttaaagaaaactgAGTTTACTGTTGGAAAAGTCATATACATACCAAAATGTCTATCTGTAAATTGTAGAATGTTCTTTCGAGTAGTTG AACTACCCAaacaaataatacatatattttattatcaagaAGAAGGATGGTTGTTAGTAGATGAATTCATTCAAGTACTTACTGAATCAGAGACCGCTATAGATATggcaaaattattatatgcattcaatatatatgtccagtttaaagaaattgataGGACTAAGAATTcaatagaatttataaaaagtggcag TATATTGTCGAAAGCAacatatgatataataaatgGTAGTGATAAATTGTGCTTAATACCATTGAAATCACTCTTAAAGGTATTATACAAATTGgaaattatatcatataaagaTATCAATAATATCTTTGCATATGAACAATTTGTAAATGGTTCAACTAAACATAAGATTTGG ttAATTATCAATGCTTATggagaatttaaatattatattgaaaatagaCAAtag